One Pseudomonas sp. HOU2 genomic window carries:
- a CDS encoding PBECR2 nuclease fold domain-containing protein — protein MNAAPLIKEAASQPTWIDLFLPDLRTLPRELRSAAIEEVKRADDAEGALKILLNHFGFVDDSVLAVTISTPIGNVAVMRDKLAHIVEKRPDSRERYVRHAIDTLMGPFEVWKVLYDNGSFRLAFINAYEAKNDMLVVVDMRNGHVIWNFMHAPSRAMNKHRQGDLLYKRYILEDKEKGSQLAALDI, from the coding sequence GTGAATGCTGCGCCACTGATAAAGGAAGCAGCCTCCCAACCAACCTGGATCGACCTTTTTTTACCCGATCTGAGAACGTTACCGAGGGAACTTCGGTCGGCCGCAATCGAAGAAGTAAAAAGAGCTGACGACGCAGAGGGCGCCCTCAAAATCCTTCTGAATCACTTCGGGTTCGTCGACGATTCCGTTCTGGCCGTTACTATCTCCACACCTATTGGAAACGTTGCAGTCATGAGGGACAAGCTGGCCCACATCGTTGAGAAACGTCCTGACTCCCGAGAACGTTATGTTCGACATGCCATCGATACGCTAATGGGACCTTTCGAAGTATGGAAAGTCCTCTACGATAATGGCAGTTTCCGATTGGCATTCATCAACGCCTATGAGGCAAAAAACGACATGCTCGTCGTGGTCGATATGCGAAACGGGCACGTTATCTGGAATTTCATGCACGCTCCGTCAAGAGCAATGAACAAGCACCGCCAAGGCGATCTTTTGTACAAGCGGTACATTCTTGAAGACAAAGAAAAGGGCAGCCAGTTGGCTGCCCTTGATATTTGA
- a CDS encoding Lrp/AsnC family transcriptional regulator, which yields MPDIRPPALDEIDRQLIAALQINARESVAMLARQLGIARTTVTSRLARLEKAKVITGYGVRLGQRVVDGGLQAYVGIKVQPRSGKEVLRRLSAMAQVQQLCAVSGEFDYVAWLRTDSPEQLDQLLDQIGSVDGVEKTTTSIILSSKIDRGQPV from the coding sequence TTGCCAGACATCCGCCCACCCGCTCTCGACGAAATCGACCGCCAGTTGATCGCCGCCCTGCAGATCAACGCCCGCGAAAGCGTGGCCATGCTAGCCCGGCAACTGGGCATCGCGCGTACCACCGTCACCTCACGCCTGGCGCGGCTGGAAAAGGCCAAGGTGATCACCGGTTATGGCGTGCGTCTGGGGCAGCGCGTGGTCGATGGCGGGTTGCAAGCGTATGTCGGGATCAAGGTGCAGCCGCGCTCCGGCAAGGAAGTGCTGCGTCGGTTGAGCGCCATGGCGCAGGTGCAGCAGTTGTGTGCAGTGAGTGGTGAGTTTGATTATGTGGCGTGGTTGCGCACCGACTCACCGGAACAGCTGGATCAGTTGCTGGATCAGATTGGCAGCGTGGATGGGGTGGAGAAGACGACAACCTCGATCATTTTGAGCAGCAAGATTGATCGGGGGCAGCCGGTCTGA